A genome region from Nitrospirota bacterium includes the following:
- a CDS encoding DUF6485 family protein translates to MECIKTANLKKCNCSYGSCSRKGKCCECLVYHRRNGELPACFFHESYERSYDRSVENFINMVQAVGMRTG, encoded by the coding sequence ATGGAATGTATCAAGACAGCTAATTTAAAGAAATGCAACTGCTCATATGGATCATGTTCAAGAAAGGGGAAGTGTTGTGAATGCCTCGTTTACCACAGACGGAACGGGGAGTTACCGGCCTGTTTCTTTCATGAATCCTACGAAAGGAGTTATGACCGCTCTGTGGAAAACTTTATAAACATGGTCCAGGCAGTAGGGATGAGAACAGGCTGA